One Maribacter cobaltidurans genomic window carries:
- a CDS encoding Na(+)-translocating NADH-quinone reductase subunit A: MSKDIRIKKGLDINLVGAAELSTSKAVLSNVYTIKLDDFHGLTPKMLLKEGAEVKAGEPLFYNKGVEEMLFVSPVSGELVEIVRGARRRILEVKILADKTQEVVEHKKLDLENATGQEIKAALLKSGCWPFIKQRPYEVIANPLTTPKAIFISGYATAPLAADLDYVLKGKEAELQAAISALGKLTPGKVHVSVGKSGSSPLSGLQGITLHKVSGPHPAGLVGTQINKIDPINKGELVWTVSPQDLIVIGEFLLTGKFNAERLVALAGSSVKSPKYYTTKIGAEISTFLYASGVNEENFRVINGDVLTGSKSKPDGHLGFYNNTVTVIPEGDDYELFGWNKPVFNKVSATRALTFSWLQPNKKYDLNTNTNGEHRAFVVTGQYEEVFPMDIYPLQLLKACMVKDLDEMEQLGLYEVAPEDFSLTEFICISKQPHQKIIREGLDLLQKEIG, encoded by the coding sequence ATGTCAAAAGACATTCGAATTAAAAAAGGACTGGATATTAATTTGGTAGGAGCAGCCGAATTGTCAACTTCAAAAGCGGTCCTAAGTAATGTTTATACGATTAAACTTGATGATTTTCACGGATTAACACCCAAAATGTTATTGAAGGAAGGGGCCGAGGTAAAAGCTGGGGAACCGTTGTTCTATAATAAAGGTGTTGAGGAAATGCTTTTTGTTTCGCCGGTAAGTGGTGAATTGGTTGAAATCGTAAGGGGTGCAAGAAGAAGAATTCTTGAGGTAAAAATTTTGGCCGATAAAACCCAAGAGGTTGTTGAGCACAAGAAATTGGATTTGGAAAATGCCACAGGTCAAGAAATTAAGGCAGCTTTATTAAAATCAGGATGTTGGCCCTTTATTAAGCAGCGACCTTATGAGGTAATAGCAAATCCCTTGACGACGCCAAAAGCAATCTTTATTTCAGGTTATGCGACCGCTCCTTTAGCTGCTGATTTGGATTATGTTCTAAAAGGTAAGGAAGCCGAACTTCAAGCTGCGATAAGCGCTTTGGGAAAACTTACTCCGGGCAAAGTTCATGTATCTGTAGGGAAATCAGGTAGCTCCCCATTATCTGGATTACAGGGTATTACCTTGCATAAAGTATCCGGACCGCATCCGGCGGGCTTGGTAGGTACCCAAATAAATAAAATAGACCCCATAAATAAGGGTGAATTGGTTTGGACCGTTTCTCCTCAGGATTTGATTGTAATCGGGGAATTTTTGCTTACGGGTAAGTTCAATGCGGAAAGATTGGTTGCCCTGGCAGGTTCATCGGTAAAGTCACCAAAATATTATACGACCAAAATAGGGGCAGAGATTTCTACTTTCCTTTATGCAAGTGGTGTTAATGAAGAAAATTTTAGGGTTATCAATGGTGATGTGCTAACAGGGTCCAAAAGCAAACCGGATGGTCATTTGGGCTTTTATAACAATACCGTTACTGTTATCCCGGAAGGTGATGATTATGAGCTCTTTGGTTGGAACAAACCTGTATTTAATAAGGTTTCCGCTACTCGGGCACTAACCTTCTCCTGGTTGCAACCTAATAAGAAATATGACTTAAATACCAATACCAATGGAGAGCATAGGGCATTCGTAGTTACGGGCCAATATGAAGAAGTGTTTCCAATGGATATTTACCCACTGCAGTTGTTAAAGGCATGTATGGTGAAGGATTTGGATGAGATGGAGCAATTGGGACTTTATGAAGTCGCTCCAGAGGATTTTTCCTTAACTGAATTTATATGTATATCTAAACAACCCCATCAGAAGATTATTCGTGAAGGGTTGGATTTGTTACAAAAAGAAATAGGATAG
- a CDS encoding fatty acid desaturase family protein: protein MENKTIRFPRKDSTQFFKTLNSRVNDYFKNNKIKKTGNWKLHLKTVVMFTLFLAPYFLILTLGLPNWANILLTIVMGVGMAGVGMNVMHDGNHGSYSNKKWVNKIMGSSIYILAGNVYNWQVQHNVLHHTYTNIHEHDEDMEAGRILRFSKHAEWKKYHKFQHFYSVFLYGLLTFNWAITTDFQQMYRYMKRKLAYGKLPSATFNWSTLIITKILYVTIWIVLPMLVLDIAWWKILIGFFLMHYVAGVILSVVFQLAHIVDHADTPLPDDNGTMKNTWAIHQLFTTVNFGTKNKIVNWFTGGLNHQVEHHIFPNISHIHYTKISKIVKQTAQEFNLPYHEYKTTRKAIISHFKHLKELGKQPTLQY, encoded by the coding sequence ATGGAAAACAAAACCATTAGATTCCCCAGAAAAGATTCAACTCAATTTTTCAAAACCCTAAACAGTAGGGTAAACGATTACTTTAAAAACAACAAAATAAAGAAAACAGGAAACTGGAAACTACATTTAAAAACTGTAGTCATGTTCACCTTGTTTTTGGCGCCCTACTTCTTGATTTTAACTTTGGGACTTCCCAACTGGGCCAATATTCTACTTACCATAGTCATGGGCGTAGGCATGGCGGGTGTTGGTATGAACGTTATGCACGATGGAAACCATGGTTCCTACTCCAACAAAAAATGGGTGAACAAAATTATGGGCAGCAGTATATACATTCTTGCGGGAAATGTCTATAATTGGCAGGTACAGCACAATGTTTTGCACCATACCTACACCAACATCCACGAACATGATGAAGATATGGAAGCCGGTAGGATTCTGCGTTTCTCCAAACATGCCGAATGGAAGAAATACCATAAATTTCAGCATTTCTACTCTGTTTTTTTGTATGGTCTGCTAACCTTTAATTGGGCTATTACCACGGACTTTCAGCAAATGTATCGGTATATGAAACGCAAACTCGCGTATGGAAAACTGCCCAGTGCGACCTTTAACTGGAGTACTTTGATCATAACCAAAATACTTTATGTTACTATTTGGATTGTATTACCCATGTTGGTGCTGGACATAGCTTGGTGGAAAATTCTCATTGGCTTCTTCTTGATGCATTATGTGGCCGGAGTAATTTTGAGTGTGGTATTCCAATTGGCCCATATTGTAGACCATGCAGATACGCCACTGCCCGATGACAATGGTACCATGAAAAATACCTGGGCAATACATCAATTATTTACAACAGTAAATTTTGGTACTAAAAACAAGATTGTAAATTGGTTCACGGGAGGCTTGAACCATCAGGTTGAGCATCATATCTTCCCCAACATCAGCCACATACATTACACAAAAATTTCAAAAATTGTGAAACAGACCGCGCAAGAATTTAATTTGCCATATCACGAATATAAAACTACTAGAAAAGCCATAATTTCGCACTTTAAACATTTAAAGGAATTGGGCAAACAGCCTACTTTACAGTACTAG
- a CDS encoding DUF3667 domain-containing protein, whose product METKPSVNTTGRYQLRYRGVECLNCGHPLDISDKYCPNCSQANSTKKLTLKDFFEEFFSNIISYDSKLFRTLGSLLLRPGRITKAYISGQRVSYTNPFRFLLSLAIIYFLLIGLSGDLERLDRFGTGPNELPINFSGSMVEDLDFGNSQEDKAQVMAELDSLELNDLISEKIKVRDSIIMADPKKQLIAASEKTFFGSLIRKQEIFGTLIQKDTLYVFDDAKNKYLLDDNWHNRTSFNMARSIIRVKRQPGAYLNSVLSKLPFTTFFYLPVFTIFIWLVYIRKKYTYTDHLIFSFHNQSLFFILLIISYLIDSVFGIDTSGIFILIFAIYLYKAMRNFYDQGRFKTIVKYIFLNTIFVILAIMGAALLFAGSMFTY is encoded by the coding sequence ATGGAAACCAAACCAAGCGTTAATACAACAGGGCGATATCAGTTAAGATATAGGGGCGTAGAATGCCTAAACTGTGGTCACCCTTTGGACATAAGCGATAAATATTGCCCCAATTGCTCACAAGCAAACAGTACTAAAAAGTTAACTCTCAAAGATTTCTTTGAGGAGTTCTTTTCCAATATTATCTCCTACGATTCCAAATTGTTCAGAACGCTTGGGTCACTCTTACTACGTCCAGGTAGAATCACTAAGGCCTATATATCTGGCCAACGGGTTTCATATACAAACCCTTTCCGGTTTTTACTAAGTTTGGCCATAATCTATTTTCTGCTGATTGGCCTTTCAGGAGATTTGGAACGATTGGACAGGTTTGGTACTGGCCCAAACGAACTTCCCATAAATTTTAGTGGTTCCATGGTTGAAGATTTGGATTTTGGGAATAGCCAAGAGGACAAGGCACAGGTTATGGCGGAACTAGACTCATTGGAATTAAATGATTTAATATCAGAGAAGATAAAGGTTAGGGACTCCATTATCATGGCCGACCCTAAAAAACAACTTATAGCTGCATCAGAAAAAACGTTTTTTGGTTCTTTAATCCGCAAACAGGAAATATTTGGCACATTAATACAAAAGGATACTTTATATGTCTTTGATGATGCAAAAAACAAGTATTTGCTCGATGACAATTGGCATAACAGAACATCCTTTAATATGGCACGAAGCATTATAAGGGTAAAAAGACAACCGGGAGCCTATTTAAATTCCGTGCTCTCCAAACTACCATTTACTACATTCTTCTATTTACCGGTATTCACCATCTTCATTTGGCTGGTCTATATCAGAAAAAAGTATACATATACCGATCATTTAATATTTAGTTTCCATAATCAATCTTTGTTCTTTATATTGCTCATTATTAGCTATTTGATTGATTCTGTTTTTGGAATAGACACTAGCGGTATTTTTATTTTGATTTTCGCAATTTACTTGTATAAAGCCATGCGAAATTTTTACGATCAAGGTAGATTTAAAACTATTGTTAAATATATTTTCCTAAATACTATTTTCGTTATTTTAGCTATTATGGGAGCTGCACTATTGTTTGCAGGTAGTATGTTTACCTATTGA
- a CDS encoding type IX secretion system plug protein: MRLYLKQIMLGILCVQSIVAQVQEEKNPPENIKSIIFRGPTDDQFPVVQIGESMHLEFDDLLANEQDYYYKIVHCDYDWTPSDLLKSQYLDGIDNQRIINYENSYTTLETYSNYQLTIPNENVRLKVTGNYVLEIYNNSYELQFSRRFIVYKDVVKVAAQVKRSRDFNFLNEKQVVQFRINSGNFRLVNPKKEVKVAIIQNNYWGTAIYNIAPQFTIGSELVYKYDQETAFYGGNEYLLFDTSDLRAPSSQIARIEIGDLYNHYLFSDNFRANEPYTYFPDINGDYVIRTLQGDNASREAEYTKVHFSLPYTETLGLDDVFIFGKFNNYALTDENKMTYNEDNGMMEATLELKQGFYNYKYVTKGDDGKINLNPVGGNFHFTENNYLILVYYRNFGDLYDSIIGVGSANSRTISN, translated from the coding sequence ATGCGATTATACCTTAAACAAATAATGTTAGGCATCCTTTGCGTGCAAAGTATTGTGGCACAGGTTCAAGAGGAAAAAAACCCGCCAGAAAACATTAAGTCAATTATTTTTAGAGGACCTACGGACGACCAATTTCCCGTAGTGCAAATTGGTGAATCCATGCATCTTGAATTTGATGACCTTTTGGCCAACGAACAGGATTATTATTATAAAATAGTGCACTGTGATTACGATTGGACTCCTTCGGACCTCTTAAAATCACAATACTTGGACGGCATTGACAACCAACGTATCATTAATTATGAAAATAGCTATACAACGCTGGAAACTTATTCCAATTATCAACTTACGATCCCCAACGAAAATGTACGATTAAAGGTTACAGGTAACTATGTTCTGGAAATTTATAATAATAGCTATGAGCTACAGTTTTCCAGAAGGTTTATTGTATACAAGGATGTCGTTAAGGTTGCGGCACAAGTAAAACGCTCTAGGGATTTTAATTTTCTCAATGAGAAGCAAGTGGTCCAGTTCAGGATAAATTCCGGAAACTTTAGATTGGTCAACCCAAAAAAGGAAGTTAAGGTAGCCATAATACAAAATAACTATTGGGGTACGGCTATTTACAACATTGCCCCACAATTTACCATAGGAAGTGAATTGGTCTATAAATATGATCAAGAAACGGCCTTTTATGGGGGTAATGAATATCTATTGTTCGACACCAGTGATTTAAGAGCCCCAAGTTCGCAGATTGCAAGAATAGAAATTGGAGACCTGTACAACCATTACCTCTTTAGCGATAATTTTAGGGCAAACGAACCATACACATATTTTCCCGATATAAACGGGGATTACGTTATAAGAACTTTACAGGGGGATAATGCTTCACGAGAGGCGGAATATACAAAGGTACATTTTAGCCTACCCTACACCGAAACTCTGGGTCTAGACGATGTGTTTATTTTTGGCAAATTCAACAATTATGCGCTAACAGATGAAAACAAGATGACCTATAATGAAGACAATGGTATGATGGAGGCAACCTTGGAACTTAAACAAGGCTTTTACAACTATAAATATGTCACCAAAGGCGATGATGGAAAAATAAATTTGAATCCCGTTGGAGGAAATTTTCACTTTACCGAGAACAATTATCTTATCTTAGTGTACTATAGAAATTTTGGAGACCTTTATGATTCTATAATAGGTGTTGGATCGGCAAACTCCAGGACCATTAGCAACTAA
- a CDS encoding pyridoxal phosphate-dependent aminotransferase has product MSNQLSDRINSLTPSATLEMAAKARELRSAGKDIIGLSLGEPDFNTPDYIKDAAIKAINEDYNAYTPVDGYVELKNAIITKFKRDNNLTYEPSQIVVSTGAKQSLYNVAQAMINEGDEVILPCPYWVSYADIVKLADGVPVEVPTSLENDFKMTPEELEAAITPKTKMLWYSSPCNPSGSIYSKEELRGLADVLQKYPQIIVVSDEIYEHINYGVTKHASMAEFEDMYDRTVTVNGVAKAFAMTGWRIGYIGAPSYIARACNKLQGQVTSGANCIAQRAVITALEESPDRIQYMVDEFKKRRKLILDLLNGIPGFKCNEPEGAFYVYPDVTAYFGKTLNGIKINNASDFAMYLLEHANVATVTGDAFGNGNCIRISYAASVKEIEEAIFRIKKSLS; this is encoded by the coding sequence ATGAGCAATCAACTTTCGGACAGGATAAACAGCCTTACACCTTCCGCTACATTAGAAATGGCTGCAAAAGCACGCGAGTTAAGGTCTGCAGGCAAGGACATTATAGGTTTAAGTTTGGGCGAACCGGACTTCAACACACCGGACTATATAAAAGATGCCGCCATTAAGGCCATCAACGAGGACTATAATGCCTATACGCCGGTTGATGGCTATGTGGAGTTAAAAAATGCCATCATCACAAAATTTAAAAGAGATAACAATCTTACTTACGAACCCTCCCAAATTGTAGTTTCAACGGGCGCTAAGCAATCTCTTTATAACGTTGCCCAGGCCATGATCAATGAGGGTGATGAAGTTATTTTACCTTGCCCGTACTGGGTTAGTTATGCCGATATTGTAAAGTTGGCAGATGGTGTTCCTGTTGAGGTTCCCACATCCCTGGAGAACGATTTCAAAATGACTCCGGAGGAGTTGGAAGCTGCTATTACACCAAAAACAAAAATGCTTTGGTACAGTTCTCCCTGTAATCCCAGTGGATCAATTTATAGTAAGGAAGAATTGAGAGGTTTGGCAGATGTACTACAAAAATATCCACAGATTATCGTGGTCAGTGACGAAATCTATGAACACATTAATTACGGTGTAACAAAACATGCCTCTATGGCCGAGTTCGAGGATATGTATGATCGAACAGTTACCGTAAACGGAGTTGCAAAGGCTTTTGCCATGACCGGATGGAGAATTGGATATATTGGTGCACCTTCCTACATTGCCAGGGCCTGTAACAAGTTACAGGGACAGGTAACAAGCGGGGCAAACTGTATTGCACAGAGAGCGGTAATCACCGCCTTGGAAGAATCCCCTGACCGTATTCAGTATATGGTGGATGAATTCAAGAAACGTAGAAAATTGATTTTGGACCTTTTAAATGGTATCCCAGGATTTAAATGCAACGAACCGGAGGGAGCCTTCTATGTATATCCCGATGTAACCGCGTATTTTGGGAAAACGTTGAACGGTATCAAAATCAACAATGCTTCCGATTTCGCTATGTACTTATTGGAACATGCCAATGTAGCTACGGTTACGGGTGATGCGTTTGGTAATGGAAATTGTATTCGGATTTCATATGCGGCTTCGGTCAAGGAGATTGAGGAAGCTATATTCAGAATTAAAAAATCGCTTTCCTAA
- the pruA gene encoding L-glutamate gamma-semialdehyde dehydrogenase — translation MGKGFFQVPAAINEPIKSYAPGTPERDEVLKQYKSYYDSTVDVPMYVGHNEVRTGNTKPMSPPHDHQHILGHYHVAEKKHVEEAISNCLDSRNAWANLTWEQRAAIFLKAAELIAGPYRAKINAATMLAQSKTIHQAEIDSACELIDFLRFNVEYMSQIYEEQPYSSEGIWNRVEYRPLEGFVYAITPFNFTAIAGNLPASAAMMGNVVVWKPSDSQIFSAKVIVDVFKEAGLPDGVINVVYGDPVMITETILASPDFSGIHFTGSTHVFKELWKQIGNNIHTYKTYPRIVGETGGKDFIIAHPTAQPKQVATAITRGAFEFQGQKCSAASRVYLPKSTSKEILDLVKKDVESFNKPGSPEDMDNFITAVIHEGSFDKLAKYIDQAKNDKEVEIIVGGGYDKSKGYFIEPTVILTTDPHYSTMETELFGPVVTVYVYEDAEWSKTLELVDRTSEYALTGAVLSQDRYAIDEATKALQNCAGNFYINDKPTGAVVGQQPFGGARASGTNDKAGSAQNLLRWVSPRLIKETFVTPEDYRYPFLS, via the coding sequence ATGGGTAAAGGATTTTTCCAAGTACCGGCCGCCATTAATGAGCCAATAAAAAGTTATGCGCCAGGCACACCTGAGCGTGACGAAGTCTTAAAACAATATAAATCTTATTACGATAGTACAGTTGATGTACCAATGTATGTTGGGCACAACGAGGTAAGGACGGGTAATACCAAGCCAATGTCCCCTCCGCATGACCATCAACACATTCTGGGCCATTATCATGTAGCCGAAAAGAAACATGTTGAAGAGGCCATTTCCAATTGCCTTGACTCAAGAAATGCGTGGGCGAATTTGACATGGGAACAAAGAGCGGCCATTTTCCTAAAAGCTGCCGAACTTATTGCAGGACCTTATAGGGCAAAAATCAATGCTGCCACTATGTTGGCCCAGTCAAAAACCATCCATCAAGCGGAGATTGATTCCGCCTGTGAACTAATAGATTTTTTAAGGTTCAACGTAGAATACATGTCGCAAATTTATGAGGAGCAACCCTATTCCTCCGAAGGTATTTGGAACAGGGTCGAATATAGGCCTTTGGAAGGTTTCGTATATGCCATTACACCATTCAACTTTACGGCCATTGCCGGAAATTTGCCCGCTAGTGCAGCCATGATGGGTAATGTAGTAGTTTGGAAACCCAGCGACAGTCAAATTTTCTCCGCCAAGGTAATTGTGGACGTATTTAAAGAAGCCGGTCTACCGGATGGCGTTATCAATGTTGTATATGGAGACCCTGTGATGATTACGGAAACCATTTTGGCCAGCCCTGATTTTTCTGGTATACATTTTACAGGTTCCACGCATGTATTCAAAGAACTATGGAAACAGATTGGCAACAATATTCATACATATAAAACCTACCCCAGAATTGTAGGGGAAACCGGGGGAAAGGATTTCATCATTGCGCACCCTACGGCACAACCCAAGCAAGTAGCTACCGCAATTACTCGGGGCGCTTTTGAATTTCAAGGACAAAAATGTAGTGCTGCGTCAAGGGTATATCTACCAAAATCCACTTCAAAGGAGATTCTTGACCTTGTCAAAAAGGATGTGGAATCGTTTAACAAACCAGGTTCTCCTGAAGATATGGATAATTTTATCACCGCCGTCATCCATGAAGGTTCGTTTGATAAACTTGCGAAGTACATCGACCAAGCAAAAAATGACAAGGAAGTCGAAATCATTGTTGGTGGAGGGTATGATAAATCAAAGGGTTATTTCATAGAACCAACCGTTATTTTAACGACGGATCCGCATTATTCCACCATGGAAACAGAACTTTTTGGCCCAGTGGTAACTGTATATGTGTACGAAGATGCGGAATGGTCCAAAACACTGGAGTTGGTAGATCGCACTTCGGAATATGCATTGACCGGAGCCGTACTTTCCCAAGACAGGTATGCAATAGATGAGGCCACCAAGGCATTGCAAAATTGTGCGGGAAACTTTTACATAAACGATAAACCAACAGGAGCCGTAGTAGGTCAGCAACCTTTTGGTGGCGCTAGGGCTTCTGGGACCAATGATAAAGCCGGGTCGGCTCAAAATCTTTTAAGATGGGTATCCCCAAGATTGATAAAGGAGACGTTTGTCACTCCAGAGGATTATAGATATCCCTTTTTGAGTTAA
- the apaG gene encoding Co2+/Mg2+ efflux protein ApaG, whose protein sequence is MTTQVTKGIKISVKTNFEGTFFKNYKMHYAFGYTITIENQSKDSVQLTSRHWRIYDSLNDVETLDGEGVIGKKPVIKPGESHTYNSGCLLTSPIGAMKGHYNMINFTSTENFRVYIPTFKFSAPFALN, encoded by the coding sequence ATGACGACACAAGTTACCAAAGGCATTAAAATATCCGTTAAAACAAATTTTGAAGGCACCTTCTTCAAAAATTACAAAATGCATTATGCTTTTGGATACACCATTACCATCGAAAATCAAAGTAAGGATTCCGTTCAGTTAACATCGCGCCACTGGCGTATATACGACTCCCTTAATGATGTTGAAACGTTGGATGGGGAAGGTGTGATCGGAAAAAAACCAGTAATAAAGCCCGGGGAGTCCCACACCTATAATTCAGGATGTCTTCTTACATCGCCTATCGGTGCCATGAAGGGACATTACAACATGATCAACTTCACTTCAACGGAAAATTTTAGGGTTTATATTCCAACATTCAAATTTAGTGCTCCATTTGCCTTAAACTAA
- a CDS encoding TrkH family potassium uptake protein, translated as MRLNSRIIFHLMGLLLLCNGGFMLLAALVSGIYEDGATLSITLASVATMFAGVFAMYYTRGHRKEVKQKEGYIIVTFGWLVMSISGMLPYIFSGAVPDITNAFFETVSGYTTTGASIMDDIESMPEGILFWRSLTHWIGGMGIIVLAIAILPLLGIGGMQLFSAEAPGPSADKLHPRITDTAKRLWLIYLGYTVAETILLKLAGMSFFDAINHALATLSTGGFSTKNASIAYWNDQPLIQYIIIVFMFLAGSNFVMSYYAFKGKVQRILKDEEWKYYSIAIVIFSIVVAGVIYFQANITEETPGYPMVLGKAESSFRHAAFQVISVITTTGFVSADFTQWTPFLTVFFFGLFFMGGSAGSTSGGIKIMRHLLIIKNGLLEFKRTLHSNAIIPVRYNNKTVKEKIVYNIIGFFVLYMLLFIIGALVLGMLGLDFESAVGGAASSLGNVGPALGSLNPVSNFNSLPDLAKWWCGFLMLAGRLELFTVLILLNPYFWKRT; from the coding sequence ATGCGCTTAAATTCAAGAATCATTTTTCATTTAATGGGGCTGTTGCTTCTTTGCAACGGCGGCTTTATGTTATTGGCCGCGTTGGTAAGTGGTATTTATGAGGATGGGGCAACCCTCAGTATAACCCTAGCATCCGTGGCAACCATGTTTGCAGGTGTTTTTGCCATGTACTACACAAGGGGACACAGGAAGGAGGTCAAACAAAAAGAAGGCTATATCATAGTCACCTTTGGATGGTTGGTCATGTCTATTTCTGGGATGCTTCCCTATATTTTTTCGGGAGCGGTTCCCGATATTACAAATGCTTTTTTCGAAACGGTTTCGGGATATACAACAACGGGTGCATCGATAATGGATGACATCGAGTCCATGCCCGAAGGAATTCTTTTTTGGCGAAGTCTTACGCATTGGATCGGTGGTATGGGTATCATTGTATTGGCCATTGCGATTTTACCATTGCTGGGTATCGGTGGAATGCAGTTATTTTCTGCGGAAGCCCCTGGACCCAGTGCGGACAAATTACACCCGCGAATAACGGATACGGCAAAGCGCTTGTGGTTAATATATCTGGGATATACCGTTGCTGAGACTATTCTGTTAAAACTGGCCGGTATGTCTTTTTTTGATGCTATCAACCATGCCTTGGCGACATTGTCAACCGGTGGTTTTTCAACTAAAAACGCAAGTATCGCTTATTGGAACGACCAACCCTTGATTCAATACATCATAATTGTTTTTATGTTTTTGGCCGGTAGTAATTTTGTAATGAGTTATTACGCCTTTAAGGGTAAGGTGCAGCGAATTCTCAAGGACGAAGAATGGAAATATTACTCCATTGCTATTGTGATATTTTCCATAGTCGTGGCCGGGGTTATTTATTTTCAAGCCAATATTACCGAAGAAACTCCGGGGTATCCTATGGTCCTTGGGAAAGCCGAAAGTTCCTTTAGGCATGCCGCATTTCAGGTTATTTCGGTCATTACGACTACTGGATTTGTAAGTGCCGACTTTACCCAATGGACACCTTTTTTAACCGTTTTCTTTTTCGGATTGTTTTTCATGGGTGGTTCTGCAGGTTCCACATCGGGGGGTATAAAGATTATGAGGCATCTTTTGATAATAAAGAATGGACTTTTGGAGTTTAAAAGAACCCTGCATAGTAACGCTATTATACCGGTTAGGTACAATAACAAAACAGTAAAGGAGAAGATAGTTTATAACATCATAGGCTTCTTTGTACTGTACATGTTGCTCTTTATTATTGGGGCACTTGTTTTGGGTATGCTTGGTCTCGATTTTGAGTCGGCCGTGGGTGGAGCAGCATCCTCATTAGGTAATGTTGGACCTGCATTGGGTAGTTTAAATCCGGTAAGCAATTTTAATAGTTTACCCGATTTGGCCAAATGGTGGTGTGGGTTTTTGATGTTGGCCGGAAGGTTGGAGCTTTTCACTGTCCTTATATTGTTGAATCCCTATTTTTGGAAAAGAACATAA
- a CDS encoding DinB family protein — MKKLFSLLCLVIAIGFTHAQENLTQNTIQGLLKGNQDQVIQLAEAFSENQYDWRPMEGVNSVADALLHVASANYFIGTKMGFAPPEDVDIMALGKITGKDNIITALKESNAWVLDKLNEVSTDELANEVDFGFMKMNKLGGLLIIMEHNGEHKGQLIAYARSNGVVPPWSK; from the coding sequence ATGAAAAAATTATTTTCGCTCCTGTGCTTAGTCATTGCAATTGGTTTTACCCATGCACAGGAAAATTTAACACAGAATACCATCCAAGGGCTACTTAAGGGCAACCAAGATCAGGTTATTCAACTTGCCGAAGCATTTTCTGAGAATCAGTATGACTGGAGACCTATGGAAGGAGTAAATTCCGTAGCGGATGCACTGCTACATGTAGCCAGTGCCAACTATTTTATTGGAACTAAAATGGGATTTGCCCCACCAGAAGACGTAGATATTATGGCATTGGGAAAAATTACCGGAAAGGACAACATCATTACCGCCCTCAAAGAATCAAACGCCTGGGTGTTGGACAAATTAAATGAGGTTAGTACGGATGAACTAGCAAATGAAGTTGACTTTGGCTTTATGAAAATGAATAAATTAGGGGGCCTTTTAATAATTATGGAGCATAACGGTGAGCATAAAGGACAATTAATAGCCTATGCCCGTTCCAATGGAGTGGTTCCTCCTTGGAGCAAGTAA
- the rsmG gene encoding 16S rRNA (guanine(527)-N(7))-methyltransferase RsmG, translating into MTAETIFKYFPNLSKEQQNQIVLLEELYKDWNLKINVVSRKDIDELYLRHVLHSLGIAKIQEFKDGAEVLDVGTGGGFPGVPLAIIYPDVKFTLVDSIGKKIKVVNEVVERLGLQNVKTVNSRVEDVPMQFDFIVSRAVAAMPTFVHWVKGKIKKESQHDRRNGILYLKGGDLKEELEPYIKAEIYELSDYFENAFFETKKVVYLPLKFKG; encoded by the coding sequence ATGACTGCCGAAACCATTTTCAAATATTTTCCCAATTTATCGAAAGAGCAACAAAATCAAATTGTTTTATTGGAGGAACTCTACAAAGATTGGAACCTGAAAATCAATGTGGTTTCTAGAAAAGATATTGATGAACTTTATTTGAGGCATGTTTTACATTCATTGGGTATAGCCAAAATTCAGGAGTTCAAAGATGGAGCTGAAGTTCTGGATGTAGGCACGGGGGGTGGTTTTCCTGGAGTACCTTTGGCCATTATTTATCCGGACGTAAAATTTACGCTGGTGGATTCCATTGGAAAAAAAATAAAGGTGGTAAACGAGGTCGTAGAAAGGTTGGGCCTACAAAATGTAAAAACAGTAAACTCAAGGGTAGAGGATGTTCCAATGCAATTCGATTTTATAGTGAGTAGGGCCGTAGCTGCCATGCCAACCTTTGTGCATTGGGTAAAGGGTAAAATTAAAAAGGAGTCCCAACACGATAGAAGGAATGGGATTCTTTATTTGAAAGGAGGAGATTTAAAGGAAGAACTGGAACCTTATATAAAGGCCGAAATCTATGAACTTTCTGACTATTTCGAAAACGCTTTCTTTGAAACCAAGAAGGTAGTTTATCTCCCGTTGAAATTTAAGGGTTAA